CAGAGGAGGTAAAATCCCCGGATCCGCCTGCCAAGTTGTCCCCGTAACCACGGGTATTCTGGACGGCACGGTCGCTAGCCGCACatctcaagtcaaatctcaatgtCAGTCTCAACTCACTTTTCCACATAATATCAAAAgctattaaaataacatatgatttaatcatcatcatcattttacacctttgaaaaggcattttatcataaagtatgtttatttatgtCTTTGGTCAATATTCCAAGGGAATAATGAGTATCaaagaaattcattttgaatagtTAAGGCTACTATACTTATGGTTTCCTTATCTTTAACTTTAGATGTAGAATATCCACTTCCGCTTGGTGCCGCGAAGTTACGCACCTACTTCGCATCAGAACACCCAGACGAGTACATCCTGTCATTCAACTGTTTCAACAGAAACACCATCAACAATGGCGTATGCTATGAACGTTGGTGGCTGACATTTTATTACGCTAGGGGAAGGTCGATCGTCCACCTATGCACCGAATCGTCCGGGAAATGTGGGAGAAGTTCGGACTGAAGTTTGAGGATACACGGAACACGCTAGTTTGGATCGGTTATGGTAAGTTATTCGAGTTCGAATTGCATTCTGAGGGCATCCAAGGGCGAAGTGttaattgtgtttttgtgttACACTTCCACACACCTTCAGAACCGGGAACACACTGTCCACATAATTACAATCCAAATTAATTTTGCCACTGATCGAGGTGACCTACTCCCGTTACTCGATTCGATTCTTATTTAGGGTGAAGTGCCAAAAGATGCCTTTAAAAATCAAACTATTAATTACAAAAGAGTTTGCGATTTTTCTCATTCAAATTCGTATAACAACACAAAGTCCATAACTATATATGTACGAGAATGAGTTTATCGCATTTATCCGGAAGTTTTTTCGTTCTTGACAGttaattcaatatatatgaaaaaagctacagaaacatgctcagtagcaagcCTGCTACCTTGGGATAATGGTGTCTGAAATTTACAAAACTCTACAGAGTGACGAACCGGTCGAAATCACCGCCAATAATATGTGACAATCACACCAAGCCATGCAGATAATATCAAATCAAAGTATGAATCAAAACACGGTAAAAGCAGACGAGCAGACTAATTAGATTCTTACTCATGACAAAGACAAAGGCTTAGACAACCATTTATCTATCCTAGACCACCATACATCCACGAAACTTGACACTTTATGCATTATGctttaacaaaatcaaaacattctaaaatgataataatactaTGAAAATTCTACAGCGACTAAAATAAGTTTCTGTTCCATGATGGAGTAAATATGTTCTGCTGGTACTTTACCATTTTTAACGCACATCGCAAATTCTCGAAATGTAGTttcgttttcttttttcagaatgtCCGGGCGAAGTTTTGTAGACCTGCATATTGGAGAATGATAACAAATCAACGAAAAATGAGTTTTCAACCGGAATtttattgatacaaaataaaattatctagCTGCTTGGTCgccaattttgttgttgtcagtCCATGATGGTGAAATTCACTTTCACAGTATAGTTATTGTTGGGTCATTCGAGATCATGTTATAGGTCATAATGATTCCTTGAAAAAAGAATACCACTCAAGCTAAGGGGCATGGACAGAGCTGCACTAACCGTTCCTTCATATTCAAGATCGTGTTTCCAAAAGATCGTCACTCTTCCAGAATAACACCTTACCCGTTCTTTATCTGACGAAGTATCGGAGTTTCAGATTTAAGGATTGATTGGATTGTGAAGAAAGCACTCAAGTCATTGGCTATTATCCATTATCAAAATACTACATTTATGTTGCGTCATAATAGACCGAgtattcagaactttgttaaagttagcTACGTTGCTGTCGCCATCGTTGTTATCTTTCAAATTCTTTAGaactaaaatgttaacatttgtgATCTTCagtttttctgacatttttcGAGACacctgtttcagctgtacttgtttgtttctaaataaACGAGAGAGGCTGCGaaactggccccaatttctcgaaacgtcTTAAAtaccttataacaggatcaagatAAGAAAAATGCACGTCACGTACCCTCACAAGTATTTCGCTACCTGACTGTTTACAAAACTTTGACATGACAATATGCTGGAAGTGCTTGCGATCAGTGCTTATTAGGTTTGGTGGAAAACTGATATGTACTGGCCAATATCGTAAGGCATGTCCAAGCCATTGGCTGCATAATGGCCGGACGGACGCATTTGAAGCGAAAGGTTTCAAGTGCGTGTCACATTGTTGGGCCGAACTAGGGGCAGTATAGGCAAACGTCTGGCAATAACATGTTCTGCAATCTTTGAAGGCCACTTtaaactcttcaattttaatatacCTATAGTGGCATTCAAAGATTGCAAAACAGGTCATTTCACGCTCGATTTTAGTTACAGTAAGGAGTAATATCAGGGGCGGGTACAGGAATTGCCGTTACGGGCTCAACATTTTGACGTGCGCATCTTCCTCAAAACCGAATTTATATGACATAACACTTTCTATTTATGTGTACTGTATTTTTGGTCATTTATCTTAAATATGAGTGATCAGCTAGTAATCAATTTTAATTGATACCAAAATGTTATGGCatcataatttaattgaaattatgatGGAAGTATCagagaaaaaacttttttgtggGTCAGAAACGTTAACTAGCGCATAGctaatttgaatatcttgaatggacATACGCTTGAAGAGGTACTATTCAACTGCACGAAATACGTCCTGCCATTTCGGTATCATGGCTAGATGTTAACGCCTTACCGATAAGAACATAAATCGAGAAGAATGCTCTTCTCTGGTTGAAGATTCACATTGAAGACCTGGACATACATAAACAATGGATCCCCCTCCATTACATGATTCCGTGACTCTGATATTGAGTAAAGCACCCTAATAAGCCAGTCAGATTTGAATATAAtgataagaaaacaaattatgacAACTTTCATTGAGCAAGATTCATAAACCAGATTAGttacttattaattttcaatactttcactaccaaaatatttcataacattatattttatacatttattcataGTATTGCACATAACCAGTAAAGATGATAATTGGTTTACAAATTGATAACACAAAGAcaattaaaacactgttgacaaataaaataactgGACCTTACGATCACTTGAGaatgcataaataaaatcatCTAAGCATTTAATACCTACCATAaatcatgtgtatgtattataaatttgaGCAGGAATACTTCAGAATGCAATAAAGTTGTGCCATATCGTAGTACGTGTACATGTCTTTATAACATAGTCATCAAAACATAgtatgtatttgaatattgtattCATCAGCAATTttgacataaacattaaaatatcacaataacatgtaaataaaacgtGTACATGATTCAATCTGCGTAAGAGTTTTTACATCTTCTCCTCTCTGGTGGTGGACTgaagtgaccttgactttggccttGACCctgaaacaatgaaataccGATAAGACAAGCAAtctttgttattgtaaattttcaCTTTTAACTATTAAACGATCACAGATGCATTTGGCaagttttgatgttttaaacatgtctttCTGACTTTTAACACGGAGAATATTCAAGtatccttttaaaatatatcaaactatCACCGGTAGTGTTGCCAAGTAGTTTGATAGAACCTAGATTGCTCTTACGAATCGTTCAAATACACGATCGGTGTAATTAACTTAATTATAATGGTAATGTTTATGGTTTATAATGGTGAAAAGAATGgttaacatatttcaaatagCTTTACTCAATACGGGTGCTTATatcagtaaaacaaatgtttaacatattttaagtaacTTCAATAATTACGTAAACATCACATTTTCAATGTAATTCATACTTCAATTACAATACTtccataataataacaatgataagaTATCTTTTCCACGCTTAAATTTGAAGCATTTCATACGCTTTTGATAAGGGGattttttactttgaatatGAAAGGAATGCTTACGCAATCGAACCATCGAAGCATAGCAGTTTACAAATAGCAGTTTACAAGGCTATGTAGCGTATTGCCATCAGTTAAGTTGGGAAATTAAAAACGTTCACTTCATTATCATGGGgacaatatatttgtatgctACATATGACTGAGTGATTCCTACCTTCACTTTACGCATCCAGTTATGCGTAGTGCAAAATAAGCTAGTGAAAACTTTATTTGTAAATCCATAAATTACAAATGGCTGAAGCACGAATGGAGTATAAACACATATTGGACATCCTCCTAAATATTAAAGGGAAGGTGGACACTATTGAAAAGGACGTGCATTTACAGAACAAGCAGCATGTGGATAGCATCAGGAAAATTAATGAGAGACAAAACTGTATAGAGAGAAAGctggaggaaataaaaatgcCAGGTGTGTGTTCTAACGCAAACAGAAGCAAGCGTCCAACAGAACATTGCCAAAGTAAAGCTGAAACTTTAAACAGATCACCGCCTATGTCAACAAAAGGAAATCCATCTAGTGAACACATGTCTGCATGGGGGAAAGATAACTTTATCAATCAGGTACGGGCAGAGATTCACCAACTGGGAGGTAACAAGGAAATAAAAACAGGACTGACCAAGTCTGCGTCCTTCAATGATCCATCTACAAAACCGTTGAAAAAACCTGTGAGAAATGTTGTCTCAGATCCACTTCCTAAAGGTCAGTTTTTTTGTAAAGGTTTCATATTGGTTTGATtggtcatttatttataattattttaatccagataattatttgtattttttgaaaGTTAATGCGAaccaattaattaatttaatagaaactgaaaaaaaaaaatttggcaGATCGGCAATTTTACTTTGATAACCTCATGTCGCTCTATCACTATCTcggtaatatttaaaaagaaaagagagAAAAAGGTTTGAAGGAAAGAAATGCATACTACACCGGCGACATCGAGCTAACGCCCAAGGGCCATTTTATTAAGTTAGAATGAAAATAAAGTGAAGAAAGTTCGATGATAATAGAAAGTCTGTACTGTTCAATTAAGGCCAATCATATTGATGTTTGACCTTTTTGTTCTCTTCTACAAAACTAAATTCATTCTAAATAAAGAcactatatgtatattttacatcTAACTACAACATTCATTACTTAGAGGCAGGAATCCATTTacgattttaaataaattgagtGAAAACTCAATGTTCAGGAAATACTTGCGTGCACGAATTTCTTTTGAATGTATCATTGAAAATATTccagtaaaatatttttctgtatagAAATACGTGCAGTTATTTTAGTATGTGATCCTCAAACTTGAATATTGGCACTTCCTACACTTAACATAATTAAATAGCTATATATAGGTGTGTGTACCAATTGCAGTGTCTAACGATGTATTTGAAGAACACCAAATAAGAGATGATTCGTAAACGATATTCATATTACTTTCAGACGCCAAGTATTAGATTATTTTGAATAGTGCAAGATATTCAGAACCATGTTTCGAAAATTCGTTCTTCACAGATACAATTTATAGTGTGCGAACACATAGTGTGTTCCAAGCAGACCAAGTAAGTAATTATTCGTAAAcgatgtttatttaattttcagatGCAAAAGAAAAGTATGAGCAGTTTCAGCGAGAATGTCTCTCAAAGGCAATACAGTGGAACATGGCTGACATTATTGCAGGGTGCAAAGCCCACAAGAAAATCGAATTGCCCGAGTGGGTCACGCCTGATGATGTTAGACAAATTAATTACAATAATAGGCGAAAGAACAATAACTTAAGGAAATTTCTATGCTTGCTCGTAAAACAAGACTATGACAGAATGTGGAACTGGTTGTGTACCTACAAAGAACTTCCTCAAAATATTCAGGAAAAGGTATCGAGAACATTCAGGGAATTTTTCGACATTGACCCAATCAAATCAAAATTATGCTGCCTACGATGCAGACTTGTAGCAAATACATGTGTTACAAAAGTTGCTGATCAATTATGGAGTGCAGATATTTTGTCCGACGGACTTTATATTCAACTTATAGATACAGACAAAAAAGCCGGGGACCAGCAAAATCTCTGGGAACAAGTTATTATAGAATGTTTGGATTATGGGAGCATACAAAATGTCCTTTGTGTATTGAAAGTCGTATTTTCAGATCTTGTTACAAAAACGCAAGGAAAAGAGAAGGAagaatttcaagaaatattgGAAGATATTGATCAGTGTggtgaaaatgttgaaaaattacTCGACTGCCAATGTCATGAACTCTGCTTGAAATCATTGCATCCTCTCTCCtgtgtaaaaacatattcatcAGTTGGGATGTATATGTCCCCACCGGTTACAAGAAAGCATAAGCAAAAACAGCGACCCCCTCCAATCGAGGACATATCCGAATCCAGAAGATATCAACATCCGACCACTAGACAATTAAGGAAAGGTCCACCTATAAGTCCAATAAGGTCTGAGTCGTCCATATCTTCCCCAAGCTCCGACTCCAGTGCCAGCATTAACTGTCCGGGTAGTGGAGAATACTCTCCAGAGGAGGATGGTGAACAAAAGAAAGCAACGAATCCAGATTCAAGTGCATCAGTTCAGGAAAGCAAGCACTGCGTTCAAAGACAAAGAAGCAGATCCTCCAAAAAGAGACAAAATCGAGAAGAAAAACGTCAAAAAGAAGGTACGGTCAGTAATGAGAACATAGAAGAAAATCAGCCAAATAAGAACTTGGTGAGAAATCCAGTCCCTTGTTGGATTGATTCAAAGAACcgtaaaataatacaaatgacCACCTACAACCTATTccagaaaacagaaaataagccTCATTATATACGTGGAGGCAACGTGTATGTAAAAAGTGTGATTCAAAAACATGGGAATAATTCCGATGACAATGATGAATTAAATGACTAAATCAAAATGATTAGTTTCTCAATTAAAGATGAAGCAGCATAGAAAATATCGTTTTTTATGTTCTACTCTCCAATGAACATTCGATctaattattcataaaaatgagGAGTTAAAATGCTAATCAAGTCGACTCAGAAGATAAGGAATGCTGCTAATTTGgtattaaaaaggttttataatGTTCtgcataaaaagaaaaatattatataactcCTCTCTGTTCAAAgtcattataaatttattgaacCATGTTAGTCATAAAATGGTAGTTTATTACATAAATCACCATTTTGCTTTTACAATTAATTGTCTCAAGTTTCTTAAATGTCTAAAGTTTATTAAATACGGCTTACTACAAACATTTCATGATTTAAGTTATGTCTAACATTAGATTGTATAGTATTATACTCTCTGGCCCAAGTGGTAAATAAGTGATAGTTtcattataatcatattatCATGTTTTCACACTTGATTTTGTCCCATTtatttatacacaaatacaatgtttaacagaaatatatttatgatctCATGAAGTGATACTGGTATCTTAATGTTCCATTTCAATGCTGTAAAGAGAAAttcaaaattacatttaaatcattctAGAAGtgtatatttaatgaaaatagaaatatgcgtaacatttattttgttcaacGTACAGACATAAAACCATTTTGCTCTTAAATCcaagaataattgttttaagtCCACAATTTATAACTGAATTTTTTAATCAACTTATAGTAAAAAGAATTGTATTGTATAGTGTAAAATTAATGCTCAATTTTCCACTATTGTGTTCAAACTCTTTGTTTTATTGCCATGAATCTATcagcattatatttaaatttgttgtgTAATATCAaagtataattttgaaaacatatcatatattaAGTTAAGTATTTTGTTTCCCTGAGGTATGTACATTTACCTGTTTTCTACAATAAACTATCTTAGGAATGTGGGATCCCATACAGTTTGCGTTACTGATAACTGATATTGACAGGGACCTATTTTTATACATGTCCattaaaaatcatgttttaccaacagatattatatatttgatgttaaagTATTACTTCCACATTCGAATGGATGAACAGTAATGTTTagtaatatttacatgtttattttagtttCTAATAAATGTTTGGAATCTATGTGTTTCCatgcacttttaaaagtatAGTACGACactgataaatatgtttaaatataaatgacaatgtTGTCCccatttcaaatttattatttgttctgtGTAAACACTAGACCATTGGGAACCAAATGCTTGTCGGTTAATCAGTTGAAAAAAGGGAACGGAAGAAAAAGTTATGGACCTTGCAACAAATGTGCTTATTGTCactggaaaaaaaatgtatgcaaaatTTCATgagatttaaaacattttttttagttcttGCCATGGTATAAAACTGCCTGATAATAACAAAGCTTTCACGATACCTCTGTTTCTTTACCCAGAAAGGCAAGCTAACAAGGGCAAAGCGGAACGCTGCATTGTAGCCAGATTTTGTATTGTGTCAATTGTGTTATTCAAGTGTATGGTAAGTGGAAGtaattaaaaatgctttttactACCATTTATTGTATGTTTGGAGCTTTATTGGATTGGATTtgaagttaatgcatactttgataagatttacctttttatgttttactttattcaggattgttgtgATAAGGGTGGggttgtgcacgcaaactggttaaaacccccagtaaattcacattttactgaccgttccaaggcggtacaaTCCTTGTTACACACACCTactttttatatagaatatatgcactgtgttgtttgtggagttctgtgctgttgttccatgtttcttgtttgtgatttttttgtttgtgtgttatatgtctttggcgattaacctgtgccattaaacggggtttatgtttaaatttttggctattgagcttgtttctgtagtttttcatataaatattgttagaCGCACAATATTGTGCGGAATGAAGCCCAAAATGTCTTAATATCACGCATTTATTGAAAGACGGTTCGACGTGAAAGAACCGATGAAGTTTAGATCTTGACTCGCCTATCTTGATTATCTAACTAAAGAACTCAGAATagctattatttatataatttgaaacGGGTTTAAGTGCAGTAAAGGAGTATAGAAAGTACCTATAGCGGCCTTCAAAGATTTCATAACTGGTCATTTCACGTTCGATTTAGGTTAAAATAAAGAGCCAATTTCAACGGCGGGTACGGTGAATGACTTTAGAGGGGCGTTTACTATGGGCGCAACATTTTGACGTGAGCGCCTCCCTCAAAATCGAATGTATATGACATCATATGTTTGCAGATGTGTGTGGTTACTCCCcaataaattttcaaactttctaGTCCGTAATGGTACATTTTGAGCGTagtttattacttttttctccgatattgacataaaaggtGAACTTGGTAGAGTTGAGGTGGGGGAACGCAAGAGagtatacaaaatgtaatacatttgtGTACTGCATTCttaatcattttctttaaatattagttacctttaaattgataacaaaatttaatgatGCAATGGCATCATAATTTAATGTAATTGTTGATGGGAGTATCAGAGAACTAACGTTTTTGTGGGTCAGAAACGTTAACTAGTCTATAGTTTATTTGATTATCTTGAATGAATACATGCTTAAAGGTACTATTCAACCGCACATAATACGTCCTGCCATTTCGGTTTTATGGCTGTTATGCTCAAAACTAGATGTCAGTGACTTACCGACAAGAATATTATTCGAGAAGATTAAAGATTCACACCACCTCAGACCCGAAGACCTAAAGATTCACACCACCTCAGACCCGAAGACCTAAAGATTCACACCACCTCAGACCCGAAGACCTAAAGATTCACACCACCTCAGACCCGAAGACCTAAAGATTCACACCACCTCAGACCCGAAGACCTAGGCGTACATCAGCAATGCATGGTGCCACCCCCAATTACATGACGACATTAGGCGCCCCAAAAAGCCAGTTAAAtaagaatacatgtacatgtttagtGAAAAAGGTATGACAACTCCTTTCATTGGGCTGGATTCATAAACCAGATAACATTAACCATACTGCTATTGGTTGACATAGAAGTGTGGTATGTGTATGTTCGCGTTTGTGCGCATTTGTTTATCAGTTTGGCCCTTGACTTTTGACCATGGTGTCATTAAACAAAACCATAGTAGGTATCTGGCTTTTGAGCTTACTTTTAGAGGTAGCTGTTTTCTCAtgcacaaatataaacacatttgtgTATTCATcttcatataaaaacataagacTATCTTTGAtgtattcattaattttattgcacATTACCATTATAGATAACAATTAATAAAGCAGACAGTTAAAACGATGGTTAAGCATTACCTTACCTTAAAGCTCTTTAAATGAGTAaactaataattttaaatatttaataccaaCTATTAGTCAtggttatatattataaatacgtctGCAGGCAAATCAATACTATCTAAGTACGTTGATGTCCTTATAACACAGCCATCAAAATATAgtatatgtttgaatattgcATGCATcagtcattttgaaaaaaaggaaaatatcacaataacatgtaaataaaatatgttcatgttttaatcCACATGAGAGTTTTTAAATCTTCTCCTCTCTGGCGGTGGACTGAAGTGCCCTTGACTTTGGCCTTGACCCTGAAACAATGAGATACCGATAAGACAAGATTTTTTAGTTCAAATCAAGTTAGTCTTCACTATTAACTGTTAAACCTACACAGGTGCACGTTGCATTGCATACTATCTTTTaacacactttttattttttaaacatttttatgatttgGTCCAAAAAACGACATTAGAACTGTTGAAGGCCCTTAACGACATTTGTATATTCCATGCAATGTATGATACATGTGATAGGACAATTGAGAAGGAAATAAATTCTTAATGTtcgatatctatttttttccaaacaaatttatacaaatatactaGCTTATAAACACTATCGCCAGCTGTTCAAATAACGACGGTCAATAATAGTAAATAATTTTTGGCGCATTTTTAATCCTCTCAAGTTAGTTTTCTGCCCAACGTTCGACCTTTTGCACCGGGCCGTCTGGATTATTCCGCGTGACGCCCCCTCTTAATGTGCCAGCGAGCCCGTAATCTCAGGTTTGTAACTCTTTGAATCCTATCAAATAGGTACTGTCTCTTCAAAGTCGCCTGTATCCAGGCCTCCCCACTACCGTAGTCTTCGATCAGATGTAGGTAggatattgttttcttattatttaaatgacttattCTATTGATCCATAAGATAGTGGCGGTAAAGGAACGTATCATTGTTTTCTGATGTTTGCTTATTGCGTCGCTCAAAGACCGCTTCCTAGCATCATCTAGCACAACATCCTCTTGCGATCGTTGGATAAAGTCAGATTAATATGAATTTCTCAGTCTTTCGTCGTCAAAATCAGATACACATTCATATCCGATTTTACGCGGTGGGTGGgtttagtagtttatactccgggtcccggcgtgagcacattgaagggtcccagagtgacagttcaaccaccgcacacctatcctgggcgatgaaccagtactaggtgccttcacttctgcaaggaactgacaacttctatacatgccaggggcagtggtacaatGCGattggtcgtagaaaggatttcataaccaatcacaacagaagtgacctggtccgcccgggaatcgaacccgggttgtccgattaacagtccaacgctctaccgactgagctaaccgggcggactcCGATTTTACGCTAGCTTGAACTTGTAATATGATGACAAGAgttaaaacaatgtaatgaaaactGTTCTAGGTATCACACCAGTTGTTCATACATTCAACCTACGCGATGAAGCTGCATACTACAATAATTAATGGGATTTTATGTTCAATTAGTGGGCTTTATTTTTTTAGGGGAAGGGTACAGagtacactactactactatgtTGACCAGTTGCTTGGTATAACCTTGATGCATTAAAGTGCCTATCACGTACCTTTAAGTACACGgtatatgataaaacattatcgATGACTGAATTTGTTTATAGAGGTATGGTTTACTgtttatgattaaacaaaaatgctaaaatattcttaaatcacTTGACTCATTACGTGTGCCTATGTCAGTGAAAAATgttcaacaattttaaaataactccACTAATTACCTGTATATCACATTCTTGATGCTATTCATGCTTCAATAACAATActtcaaatttaacaatttacCAAATTCACCAAATCATTCCCGCGCTTAAATCTGATATGCATATCATGTGATAAGGGGATTTTTTAACTTAGTTAAATATAGAAAGGAATGCTTACTCAATCGAACAATCGAAGCATAGCAGTTAACAAAGCCATGTGCAGTAAGTCATTTAGTG
The DNA window shown above is from Mya arenaria isolate MELC-2E11 chromosome 6, ASM2691426v1 and carries:
- the LOC128236849 gene encoding uncharacterized protein LOC128236849, with product MAEARMEYKHILDILLNIKGKVDTIEKDVHLQNKQHVDSIRKINERQNCIERKLEEIKMPGVCSNANRSKRPTEHCQSKAETLNRSPPMSTKGNPSSEHMSAWGKDNFINQVRAEIHQLGGNKEIKTGLTKSASFNDPSTKPLKKPVRNVVSDPLPKDAKEKYEQFQRECLSKAIQWNMADIIAGCKAHKKIELPEWVTPDDVRQINYNNRRKNNNLRKFLCLLVKQDYDRMWNWLCTYKELPQNIQEKVSRTFREFFDIDPIKSKLCCLRCRLVANTCVTKVADQLWSADILSDGLYIQLIDTDKKAGDQQNLWEQVIIECLDYGSIQNVLCVLKVVFSDLVTKTQGKEKEEFQEILEDIDQCGENVEKLLDCQCHELCLKSLHPLSCVKTYSSVGMYMSPPVTRKHKQKQRPPPIEDISESRRYQHPTTRQLRKGPPISPIRSESSISSPSSDSSASINCPGSGEYSPEEDGEQKKATNPDSSASVQESKHCVQRQRSRSSKKRQNREEKRQKEGTVSNENIEENQPNKNLVRNPVPCWIDSKNRKIIQMTTYNLFQKTENKPHYIRGGNVYVKSVIQKHGNNSDDNDELND